GAAATTTATTGATGACTTGGTAGAAACTCTTTGTTTGAGTGGCGAGCAAGGAGTAAGAGACAGAGCGTTTGAGATTATCTGGCTCACAGCGCAGGAATTAGGAATTTATCCTTCTTCCATTCAGAAACTCTATGAAGCGCGCGGTAAAGGGAAGGTAAAGGGTTTTACGGTTCCCGCAATTAACCTGCGTGGACTTACTTATGATTTGGCACGGGCAGTGATAAGGACCGCCATTAAGACCAACGCCGGTGCTTTCATTTTTGAAATTGCCCGTTCAGAAATTGGCTATACCCAACAGCGACCTGGAGAGTATGCGGGAGTGTGTATTGCTGCGGCGATAAAAGAAGGCTATAAAGGCCCAATCTTTATTCAAGGAGACCATTTTCAGATAAATGCTAAGAAATACAAGGAGAATCCCTCCAAGGAAGTAGAGGGGTTAAAAGAATTAATTGTTGAGGCGGTGCATTATGGATTCTACAATATCGATATTGATAGTTCAACCCTTGTAGATTTGTCTAAATCCACAATCAAAGAACAACAGAGATTAAATTTTGAATTAGCAGGGGAAATGACCCGTTTTATGCGTGAAATTCAACCGAAGGGTTTAGATATTTCTATTGGAGCTGAGATTGGAGAGGTGGGAGGAAAAAATTCTACGCCTGAAGAATTAGATGGTTTTATGGAAGGTTATCTTGAATTTATTGGAGATTTAAAAGGAATCAGTAAAATAAGCGTTCAGACGGGAACATCTCACGGCGGAGTGGT
This genomic stretch from Candidatus Omnitrophota bacterium harbors:
- a CDS encoding class II fructose-bisphosphate aldolase, which codes for MVYQEESELYLNLEEAIRLGREKRIKIKDSALIKEKFIDDLVETLCLSGEQGVRDRAFEIIWLTAQELGIYPSSIQKLYEARGKGKVKGFTVPAINLRGLTYDLARAVIRTAIKTNAGAFIFEIARSEIGYTQQRPGEYAGVCIAAAIKEGYKGPIFIQGDHFQINAKKYKENPSKEVEGLKELIVEAVHYGFYNIDIDSSTLVDLSKSTIKEQQRLNFELAGEMTRFMREIQPKGLDISIGAEIGEVGGKNSTPEELDGFMEGYLEFIGDLKGISKISVQTGTSHGGVVLPDGTVAKVKLDFDTLRTLSQLARDKYKLAGAVQHGASTLPQEAFHKFPETETAEVHLATEFQNMIFDSKYFPSELREKIYAWIRENLSNEREEGQTDEQFYYKTRKKAFGPFKKELLNLPENIRAEIRKEIENKFEFLFKELRVTGTKEIVERFIKVKKFSCPKKIVMIKEHNSATKTDSLHRTYDEFEGGE